A region of Oxyura jamaicensis isolate SHBP4307 breed ruddy duck chromosome 5, BPBGC_Ojam_1.0, whole genome shotgun sequence DNA encodes the following proteins:
- the LOC118168407 gene encoding prolactin-releasing peptide receptor-like encodes MAHSQLPNDSWQNGSAPLFTGLDLLLELKPLFIPLYATLVAVACTGNLFLILLIALTKKLHCTTNFLIGNLAAADFIMCLACVPLTVSYAFEVRGWLFGMFMCYFVTLMQATTVFVSVLSLTAIAVDRYVVVAYPIRRRISRKSCICIVACIWLLSIMASVPTSLHTQYLDLNTIGHDMIICEEFWKHEERERLLYSCLMLLLSYMLPLLAVTVSFCAITYHLRRRNIPGAAYPCQDKWTKTKQKTFRVLTISVVCFAICWLPLQVVNFIRDIDEEFTILDKKYVNVIQVSCHLVAMSSACYNPFIYASLHDKFRFHLSSYFYRKKKSSSIVSCKASRFNTCSTLADAPAGVSDKIALQTRFS; translated from the coding sequence ATGGCTCACAGCCAGCTCCCGAATGACTCCTGGCAGAATGGCTCAGCCCCTCTCTTCACTGGCCTTGACCTCCTCCTGGAACTCAAACCGCTCTTCATCCCGCTCTACGCCACCCTGGTGGCTGTGGCGTGCACAGGGAacctcttcctcatcctcctcatcGCTCTCACCAAGAAGCTGCACTGCACCACCAATTTCCTGATAGGGAACCTGGCCGCAGCTGACTTCATCATGTGCCTGGCCTGTGTCCCGCTGACTGTCTCCTATGCCTTCGAGGTGCGGGGCTGGCTCTTTGGGATGTTCATGTGCTACTTCGTCACCTTGATGCAGGCCACCACCGTCTTCGTCTCGGTGCTGTCCCTCACCGCCATCGCTGTTGACCGGTACGTTGTCGTGGCGTACCCCATCCGCCGGAGGATCAGCCGCAAGTCCTGCATCTGCATCGTGGCCTGCATCTGGTTGCTCTCCATCATGGCCTCCGTCCCCACCTCCCTGCACACCCAGTACTTGGATCTCAACACCATTGGCCATGACATGATCATCTGCGAAGAGTTTTGGAAGCATGAGGAGAGGGAGCGGCTGCTGTACTCGTGCTTGATGCTCCTCCTGTCCTACATGCTCCCACTGTTGGCTGTGACGGTCTCCTTCTGTGCCATTACCTACCACCTGCGGAGGAGGAACATCCCGGGTGCTGCCTACCCCTGCCAAGACAAATGgaccaaaacaaagcagaaaaccttCCGGGTGCTCACCATCTCGGTGGTGTGCTTCGCAATctgctggctgcccctccaggtGGTGAACTTCATCAGAGACATCGACGAGGAGTTCACCATCTTGGACAAGAAGTACGTGAACGTCATCCAGGTCTCTTGCCACTTGGTCGCCATGAGCTCTGCCTGCTACAACCCCTTCATCTATGCCTCCCTCCACGACAAGTTCCGCTTCCACCTCAGCAGCTACTTCTACCGCAAGAAGAAGAGCTCCAGCATCGTGTCCTGCAAGGCCTCACGATTCAACACCTGCTCCACGCTGGCAGATGCTCCAGCTGGGGTCTCGGATAAGATAGCTTTGCAAACCAGGTTCTCTTAG
- the CHST14 gene encoding carbohydrate sulfotransferase 14: MKKNMLNKTSTQELRNAAGAAAPTGNAAAGASGLPSLTEPPEEAGGIPSEAATSPSPSLPPCEGENDAETERRGKDGRGAGTPRNGRRLRRPPARPARPSLPAAAPPQPPSPVPAAGSRHPAPPFLGHEARRLRRRWPGSFEAMFPRPHFSGEVRRAPASACSRSRLRAGGTVLLPSMLMFGVILASSGLLLMIEKGILAEVKPPPLHPPAGELARRVGGREVPGDFDREVLRDIRNRTIRAVCGQRAMPHSIWDLPAGQRRTVLRHLLVSDKYRFLYCYVPKVACSNWKRILKVLDGALESVDVKLKMDHKSDLVFLGDMKPDEINYRLKNYYKFIFVRNPVERLLSAYRNKFGEIKEYQLKYGVEIVRRYRKNGGKSAGDDVTFSEFLRYLLDEDVERMNEHWMPIYNLCQPCAVRYDFIGSYERLNEDANHVLEKVQAPSFIHFPERQSWYKPVTADTLHYYLCNTQQKLIKELLPKYILDFSLFAYPLPNITSKFCRQ; the protein is encoded by the exons atgaagaaaaatatgctgaaCAAGACAA GCACTCAGGAACTGAGGAACGCGGCGGGAGCCGCAGCCCCGACTGGAAACGCGGCGGCGGGCGCCTCCGGGCTCCCTTCCCTCACGGAGCCGCCTGAAGAGGCCGGGGGGATACCCTCCGAGGCGGCGACATCCCCCTcgccctccctgcccccctgTGAGGGAGAGAACGATGCAGAGACggagagaagggggaaggaTGGGCGCGGGGCGGGCACGCCCCGAAATGGCCGCCGCCTCCGCcggccccctgcccgccccgcaCGGCCGTCACTGCCGGCCGCTGCCCCGCCTCAGCCCCCTTCCCCGGTGCCGGCGGCCGGGAGCCGGCATCCAGCTCCCCCCTTCCTCGGGCATGAGGCTCGGAGGCTGAGGCGGCGTTGGCCCGGCTCCTTCGAGGCCATGTTCCCCCGGCCGCATTTCTCCGGGGAGGTGAGGCGGGCGCCCGCCTCGGCCTGCAGCCGGTCCCGTTTGCGGGCCGGCGGCAcggtgctgctgccctccaTGTTGATGTTCGGCGTGATCCTGGCCTCCAGCGGGCTGCTGCTGATGATCGAGAAGGGCATCCTGGCCGAGGTGAAGCCGCCCCCGCTGCACCCGCCGGCGGGGGAGCTCGCCCGGAGGGTGGGCGGCAGGGAGGTCCCTGGCGACTTCGACCGTGAGGTGCTGCGGGACATCCGCAACCGCACCATCCGCGCGGTCTGCGGGCAGCGGGCCATGCCCCACAGCATCTGGGACCTGCCGGCCGGCCAGCGGCGGACGGTGCTCCGTCACCTCCTGGTCAGCGACAAGTACCGCTTTCTGTACTGCTACGTCCCCAAGGTGGCCTGCTCCAACTGGAAGCGCATCCTGAAGGTGCTGGATGGAGCGCTGGAGAGTGTCGACGTCAAGCTCAAGATGGACCACAAGAGCGACCTGGTGTTCCTGGGGGACATGAAGCCGGACGAGATCAACTACCGCCTGAAGAACTACTACAAGTTCATCTTCGTGCGAAACCCTGTGGAGAGGCTGCTGTCGGCCTACAGGAATAAGTTTGGGGAGATCAAGGAGTACCAGCTGAAGTACGGGGTGGAGATCGTCAGGAGGTACCGGAAAAACGGGGGCAAGTCGGCAGGTGACGACGTGACCTTCTCCGAGTTTCTCCGCTACCTGCTGGATGAGGATGTGGAACGGATGAACGAGCACTGGATGCCCATCTACAACCTGTGCCAGCCCTGCGCCGTCAGGTACGACTTCATCGGCTCATATGAGCGGCTGAACGAGGACGCAAACCATGTCCTCGAGAAAGTTCAGGCACCTTCCTTTATCCACTTCCCAGAAAGGCAGTCATGGTACAAGCCTGTGACAGCAGACACACTCCATTACTACCTATGCAACACCCAACAAAAGCTGATAAAAGAGCTGCTACCAAAATATATCCTGGATTTCTCCCTCTTTGCCTATCCCCTTCCAAACATAACCAGCAAATTCTGTAGGCAATGA